The Chitinophaga pinensis DSM 2588 region GCAGTAGCGGTGTCACCGTTCTGGTATACACGGCTTGGATAGTTAGGCGTAACGTCATTGTTTTCTGCATCGTTACCTGCGGCATGTACCAGCAGTACGTCTTTGGAGATAGCGTATTTTACCGCTTCATCTACTACATCCTTGTTAGGAGAATAAGACTTGCCGAAGCTCATATTGATCACTTTAGCGCCATTATCTGTTGCATAACGGATCGCGTTTGCTACGTCTTTATCTCTTTCGTCACCATTCGGTACAGCTCTTACTGACATGATACGTACGTTGTCAGCAATACCGTCAATACCCAGGTTGTTATTTCTGCCAGCGCCGATGATACCTGCTACGTGTGTACCGTGATCTGCATCCGGACCGGTAGCATCACCGGAACCATAATATCTTTCTGTTGCATTGCTATAGTCGTCGCCAACTATCGCACGAGGATCATAATCCAGGTTCAGGGAGTAGTCTACCTGCTCTTTATAGTGTTTTACAGCAGCATCCAGTTCTGTCGTCCTGAAGGTCTTGAAATCAGGATAACGGTCCAGTTGTGCGGAGATTACCTGTTTGATCTGTCCTTCTGCAGGATTCTGCGGTGTATAAGCCTGTAATTCTGCAGCTGTCGGGTTAGGGTTGCCTAACTTCACCAGCATGGTATCGAGCATCTCTACAAAACGGCTGATCCCTACCAGTGTCTGCTGTGCTTCGGATAATTTCAGATCGTATTTGTTCTTCAGTATTTTATACTGGTACAGTCCGGCAGTATCTTTTGATACACTGTTCAGACTGCCGAATTGTTTCTGTTGTTGACGGATGATACGGGTCAGCTCCAGGTTGTCAAAGTCAACATTACCTTTAGGAGAGCCGATGAAGTTCCATCCATAAATATCGTCAGCATAATGGTTTTTATCGTCATCCTTGCCATTTCCTCTCTTCTCTTTAGCATTAATCCAGAGGATGCTTTTCAGGTCTTCATGCGTAGTGTCAATACCACTGTCGATGACTGCCACAACTACTGTTCTTGACTTTTTGCCGTTCAGCAGATCTGAATAAGCTTTTTCAGCACTGATACCAAATACTGAATCTTTCTGAAGATCCATGCTCTGCCAGTTATGTTTCTGTGCATCCGCAACGAATCCTGACAATAATAATGTGGCAATGACTGCCGCTGGCTTACAAATATTCATGTGATAAAAATTCATTGATCAGCTGTAGTCCTGTTCTGTGTATGACTAGCTGGGGTTGGTTTATTGAATTGTGTGTTAAATAAATGCTACATCCAATCCTGAGTGCTCTGACCCGTGCTCCTGACGGAATTACTGTTCCGCAAGGTAAAGTTTTAATGGCATTGAAAAATGTTAAAAGTTGTCAGGCGGTCACAGATTTATTCAATTGGATTAACAAAAAAACTGTAAACGGCATGTTATAGCGTTAATATTGTATTGAAATGTGGGAATTTGTAGCCTGTATCAATGCACATCCTGCTGGAAGCTGGATGGCCGCTTATTGGTCAGCTGGTAGAAAACCTTACTGAAAGCAGCAATACTACTGTACCCCGTCTGATACGCGATCTCGCTTAATGTCTGGTTCGTTTGCAGGATCATTTCAATGCCTCTTACCACCCTTAAAGTCTGCAGGTATTGCACAAAAGACATATCCAGAATATTGGTGAAAAGCCGTGATAAAGTACGTGGACTCAGATCAAACTGACTGCTGACGCTTTCCAGTGTCAGCTGCTGATCGAAGCTTTGTGCGATATACTGTAATACCGGCCGTAAACGCTCGTGTTGTGTAGTAGGTAATGCAACAGGTAAGGCGCTCGTACTGATGTCAGGTAAAATATCCTTGATCGAACTTAGAAAACGGAATCCGGGATCTCCCGGTAACACATGTCTTTCCCAACGGGCAGAATAATTGATCATTTCCAGTAAGAGATCATTCACCGGATAGATGCCCAGTTTGTTATAAAACGGGGTAAGATGATCGTCCTGACTGTAGAAATAAAGGTTCCTGGTAGTAGTAGACTTGGAATGCCTGATCTGCATATAATGCTCCTGTTGTTTAGGAATCCATATATAATGTCGTGCAGGTATTACATAGGATTTGTCAGGCATGTTACAGAATGCGATACCTCCCTCTACATAGGTCAGTTGTCCTTTTATATGCGAGTGCATAGAAAACTTACGCTCAACCTTTTCATGCATCACATATACTGAGTCCGGATGTACATCTATTTCGTTCAGATAGTCTGCCAATAAGTGCATAGTGTCAAATGGCTTGAATGGACAAATAATTGGCAATTTAGATAAAAGCGTTCATATCTCCTCACAGTACCTTTGCATCAGAACAAAGATTATGTGTACTGATATAAGAAAGGTGGTGTTGATGCTACCTTTTATGTTTTTGACAATGTGCGTAACGGCACAACAACCTCATGACACTACCAAACCGTTACATCTTACACTGGTGCAGATATGGGAACAGGCAGAACTGAACAACAAAAGGATAGCTATGTCCCGTTTGCGCGTGGAAAGTAGTGAAGAAGCATTGAAAGATGCGAAGGCGGAACGTCTGCCTGAAATCAATGCTGCCGGCGCTTATGCCCGTGTGACAAATATGCCTGTCTACGAAGATGGCCTCTTTCATACACCAGATCAGTTTCCCGTATTGCACAACTTTTACAAAGTAGGCGGAGAAGCTTATTTCAACATTTATAATGGCAATAAAACGAATCTTGAAATTAAGAAGGGAGCAACGGAACATGCAATAGCAGAAGAACAAAAGAACCTGACCGTATCAGAAGTAAAATTCAATGCGGCGGTCTGTTACCTGGATCTGGCACGCAGTTGCCGGTTTAAAGAACTGATAGCAAAGGACATTGAAGAACAGGAAAGGCAACTCGTCCACATCCAGGAATTACAGAAAAATGGCGTTGTGCTGAAAAGCGATGTACTGAGAGCTACACTGAAATTATCCCGTCAGAAGATGGGCATGATACAGATAGAAAATGACATCGCTATCGCAAGTCAGAAACTGGATTTAATGATCGGCATAGATGAACATGTACTGATTCAGCCGGATAGCTCAATGACAACAGATCTTGCTGTACCGGGTACTTACGATGACTACCTGGTAGCTGCCGCGGAACATGCGCATGAATACAGGATTTCAGAACGGGAAACCGCATTGAAAGAACTGTCACTGAAACAGGTGAAAGCGAATGTCGCCCCCAGGATAGGTCTGTTTGCAGAGTACAACTGGTCCTACCCGCAGATCCAGTTTTATCCTTATGGCGACGCCGTGTACGGATTAGGTATGTATGGTGTGAAAGCTTCTTTCCCGATATCCTCCTTCTATCACAATAAACACAAGGAAAAAGCAGCAAAACTGCAACTGGAAAGACAGGAAGTTGAGCATAAAGAAACAGGCGACGTTGTAAGACAACAGGTCAACGAAGCTTACCTGCGTTATAAGGAAGCGCTTACCCGTATTGATGTGGCAGAAACCAATATCAAACAGGCAACAGAGAACCTCAGGATTGTAAATAATACCTATTTCAACCAGCTCTCCCTTGTTACAGATCTTTTAGATGCAGATACACAAATGCTGCAAACAAAATTTGACCTGGTATCAGCCAATATCGCTGCCCGCGTCAGATATTACCAGTTACAAAAAGTTATAGGCAATTTATAATTAGTATGACAGCTAAGAAGAACAACCATGCCCGCACAGACAGATTAATTACCACCATCACCGGATGGGCAGCAGGTGTTATCCTGATAGCGCTGGCTATATGGGGAATAAGTACATTATTCGAACTGCGTAAATATGAAGAAACAAACGATGCGCAGGTAGAAGAATATATCAACCCGGTCACCGCAAGAGTGACAGGTTATATCAGCAGGATCAATTACGAAGAGAACCAGGATGTGAAGAAAGGAGATACCCTGCTTATCATTGACGATAGCGAATACCAGCTGCAGCAACAGGAAGCAAATGCCGCCCTGTTGAATGCACAGGCACAGGTACAGGTCCTGGAAAGTAACGTAAATACGACTGCAAAGAATGCGAATGTAACGGAAGCACAGATCGCCGCTGCAAAAGCGAAACTCTGGAAACAACAGCAGGAATATGACCGTTACCAGAAGTTGTATGACGCAGAATCTGCTACAAAACAACAACTGGAAAATGTTGAAACAGCTTTGAATGTCGCGAAAGCAGACTACCAGACTGTTATCAATAACTACGATGCTGCCGTATCAAAAATCAACGATATCAAATCCCAGAAGGCAGTACTGGCTGCTGAAATAGAACGCAGACAGGCCATGCTTGGACGTAATAAACTGGATGTTTCCTATACGGTTATCCGTGCGCCATATGACGGGAAAATGGGACGCCGTACTATCCAGGAAGGACAATTGATCCAGGCTGGACAAACGCTTGCATTTATCGTTAACCAGGCTACCGGAAAATGGATCATTGCCAACTTCAAAGAAACACAGGTCAGTCATATGCATATCGGACAGACGGCCGATATTGAGATTGACGCTTTTCCCGGTAAGACCTTCAACGGTACGATAGAATCCTTATCACCCGCTACAGGTTCAAGGTTTTCATTATTACCTCCCGATAACTCATCAGGCAACTTCGTGAAAATCGTACAACGTATTCCTGTACGTATTAAACTCACCAGCAACGTAACTGAAACAGCTTTACTCCGTGCCGGTATGAATGCGACTGTAGCAATCAGTAAGAAAAATGGCTAATAGTACTCCCATATTCAAACCATGGGCCTCTGAATGGCTGATCAGGATCGTGATATTCCTGAACCTGATGCCATCTATGCTGATGTTTGGTATCTCTACCGCAAGCGGATCCAATGCCGCAGGTTACTACGGTATAGAACCAGCAGATGTACAGTACTCTATGGTGTTGTTTTATGCGTCGCTGGCAGGCTTCTTTGCGTTGGAAAGAAGATTCTTCATTTATATTGCCAGTAAGGAATACCTGCTCATTGGCGTAATTATACAGATAGTCACTTCCTACGGATGTTTTGTTACACGCGATCTTTATGTATTGTTACCGCTCCGTTTCATTCAGGGGATGGCCAACTGTATCACCACCAGTGTTTGTATAACGCTTGTATTCAGCCGGTTGAGAACGAACCGTGCCCGTGAGGTCGGTTATTCACTGTTCTATGGTGTGTTGCTGGGTATTACGGCTTTTACCACATTGGTTACAGCGCCGATCATAGATGCGTTTGACTTCAACGTATTGTATAAGTGGATGATTTTTACCTACATCCCTGGCGCAATATTACTGGTCATTATCATGAACAGGATCCGCCTGAACAGGAAAATACCTTTGTATCAGCTGGATTGGGCCAGTTATGTGGTATATACCACCATGCTCTGTTTAATCGGATATATCCTTTTATATGGGCAACAGTATTACTGGTTGCAGGATGAACGTATTATGGCGGCGAGCATTGCGGCAGTTGTGCTACTGCTTATCCACATTATCAGGCAACGGTCTTTGAAAAGACCTTATCTCAGTCTGGACGTATTCCGTTATCGTAACTATGTCATCGGGGTAAGCCTTATTACGGTACTATATGTTTGCAGAGGTGCTTTTAATATCACTACGAACTATTTTATAACGGTCCTGGGACTGGATCCGAGACACTTGTCTTACATCTTACTGGCGAACATCGCCGGTATCATATTAGGGGTGCTTTACTCTTCCAGGTGGATATTGATGAAGCGTTCCGTAAGATGGATCTGGATGGCCGGCTTCTCATTGTTACTGATATTTCATCTGTGGATGCACGCTCTGTTTGCCACACAGGCAGATGTACCCACTTTTATCATACCATTGATCTTACAGGGTATAGGTGTGGGCCTTTTGATGGCGCCCATGATTATTTATACCATTTCTTCAGTGCCCGCGCATCTGGGCGGTACTGCTTCCGCAACAGGGGTATTATTCCGTTTTACAGGTTTCTGTATCTCCATTGCGTTGATCAATTACTTTCAACTGTTTTCCAGAAAAGTTCACTACAACCGTTTTCTGGACCTGGTCACCTCGCTGGATCCCTTAGTGACAGCCAAGCTGGTAAACTACAAAACGGCTGTTGCTGCAAAAGGGCTTCCGGCCGATCAGGCAGCAAAGATTGCCAACGGACTACTATATCGCTCTGCCGATATGCAGGCGCAGATAAGATACTCCATGGACTATTACTACCTGATCAGCTGTGCATTAGTAGTGATCATACTGCTGATTGCCTTTGTGCCTTATCTGAACAGAACAGTGATCAATCTGAGAAATAATCAGCCTGCGCCGGCGTCGTATTAAATTAGGAATTAGCAATTAGGAATTAAGAATTAGAATGCAGCGGAGAT contains the following coding sequences:
- a CDS encoding S8 family peptidase, whose product is MNICKPAAVIATLLLSGFVADAQKHNWQSMDLQKDSVFGISAEKAYSDLLNGKKSRTVVVAVIDSGIDTTHEDLKSILWINAKEKRGNGKDDDKNHYADDIYGWNFIGSPKGNVDFDNLELTRIIRQQQKQFGSLNSVSKDTAGLYQYKILKNKYDLKLSEAQQTLVGISRFVEMLDTMLVKLGNPNPTAAELQAYTPQNPAEGQIKQVISAQLDRYPDFKTFRTTELDAAVKHYKEQVDYSLNLDYDPRAIVGDDYSNATERYYGSGDATGPDADHGTHVAGIIGAGRNNNLGIDGIADNVRIMSVRAVPNGDERDKDVANAIRYATDNGAKVINMSFGKSYSPNKDVVDEAVKYAISKDVLLVHAAGNDAENNDVTPNYPSRVYQNGDTATAWIEVGASGPEDNETLAAPFSNYGKINVDVFAPGVGIYSSTPGSHYEYHDGTSMAAPVVAGLAALIRSYYPKLSAVQVKDIILKSVVKVEHPVTIMVEDQPKSVQMTDLCRTGGVVNAYKALERAATYK
- a CDS encoding AraC family transcriptional regulator, whose translation is MHLLADYLNEIDVHPDSVYVMHEKVERKFSMHSHIKGQLTYVEGGIAFCNMPDKSYVIPARHYIWIPKQQEHYMQIRHSKSTTTRNLYFYSQDDHLTPFYNKLGIYPVNDLLLEMINYSARWERHVLPGDPGFRFLSSIKDILPDISTSALPVALPTTQHERLRPVLQYIAQSFDQQLTLESVSSQFDLSPRTLSRLFTNILDMSFVQYLQTLRVVRGIEMILQTNQTLSEIAYQTGYSSIAAFSKVFYQLTNKRPSSFQQDVH
- a CDS encoding TolC family protein, translating into MFLTMCVTAQQPHDTTKPLHLTLVQIWEQAELNNKRIAMSRLRVESSEEALKDAKAERLPEINAAGAYARVTNMPVYEDGLFHTPDQFPVLHNFYKVGGEAYFNIYNGNKTNLEIKKGATEHAIAEEQKNLTVSEVKFNAAVCYLDLARSCRFKELIAKDIEEQERQLVHIQELQKNGVVLKSDVLRATLKLSRQKMGMIQIENDIAIASQKLDLMIGIDEHVLIQPDSSMTTDLAVPGTYDDYLVAAAEHAHEYRISERETALKELSLKQVKANVAPRIGLFAEYNWSYPQIQFYPYGDAVYGLGMYGVKASFPISSFYHNKHKEKAAKLQLERQEVEHKETGDVVRQQVNEAYLRYKEALTRIDVAETNIKQATENLRIVNNTYFNQLSLVTDLLDADTQMLQTKFDLVSANIAARVRYYQLQKVIGNL
- a CDS encoding HlyD family secretion protein yields the protein MTAKKNNHARTDRLITTITGWAAGVILIALAIWGISTLFELRKYEETNDAQVEEYINPVTARVTGYISRINYEENQDVKKGDTLLIIDDSEYQLQQQEANAALLNAQAQVQVLESNVNTTAKNANVTEAQIAAAKAKLWKQQQEYDRYQKLYDAESATKQQLENVETALNVAKADYQTVINNYDAAVSKINDIKSQKAVLAAEIERRQAMLGRNKLDVSYTVIRAPYDGKMGRRTIQEGQLIQAGQTLAFIVNQATGKWIIANFKETQVSHMHIGQTADIEIDAFPGKTFNGTIESLSPATGSRFSLLPPDNSSGNFVKIVQRIPVRIKLTSNVTETALLRAGMNATVAISKKNG
- a CDS encoding MFS transporter, which produces MANSTPIFKPWASEWLIRIVIFLNLMPSMLMFGISTASGSNAAGYYGIEPADVQYSMVLFYASLAGFFALERRFFIYIASKEYLLIGVIIQIVTSYGCFVTRDLYVLLPLRFIQGMANCITTSVCITLVFSRLRTNRAREVGYSLFYGVLLGITAFTTLVTAPIIDAFDFNVLYKWMIFTYIPGAILLVIIMNRIRLNRKIPLYQLDWASYVVYTTMLCLIGYILLYGQQYYWLQDERIMAASIAAVVLLLIHIIRQRSLKRPYLSLDVFRYRNYVIGVSLITVLYVCRGAFNITTNYFITVLGLDPRHLSYILLANIAGIILGVLYSSRWILMKRSVRWIWMAGFSLLLIFHLWMHALFATQADVPTFIIPLILQGIGVGLLMAPMIIYTISSVPAHLGGTASATGVLFRFTGFCISIALINYFQLFSRKVHYNRFLDLVTSLDPLVTAKLVNYKTAVAAKGLPADQAAKIANGLLYRSADMQAQIRYSMDYYYLISCALVVIILLIAFVPYLNRTVINLRNNQPAPASY